Proteins from a genomic interval of Deferrivibrio essentukiensis:
- a CDS encoding HU family DNA-binding protein, with protein MNKKELIEKVAEKAGTVKKADIERVLKAFEESVVEALKGGDKVTLVGFGTFSVSERKARKGRNPQTGETIEIPAKKSPKFLPGKLFKDSLN; from the coding sequence ATGAATAAGAAAGAATTGATTGAAAAGGTAGCAGAGAAAGCTGGTACTGTAAAAAAGGCTGATATCGAAAGAGTATTAAAAGCTTTCGAAGAGTCAGTGGTTGAAGCTCTTAAAGGGGGAGACAAGGTTACATTGGTTGGCTTTGGTACTTTTTCCGTTTCTGAGAGAAAAGCAAGAAAAGGTAGAAACCCTCAAACTGGCGAAACAATTGAAATTCCAGCTAAAAAATCTCCAAAGTTTTTGCCAGGAAAACTTTTTAAAGACTCTTTAAACTAA